A genomic stretch from Coffea arabica cultivar ET-39 chromosome 10c, Coffea Arabica ET-39 HiFi, whole genome shotgun sequence includes:
- the LOC113713669 gene encoding kinesin-like protein KIN-4A isoform X4 has translation METAAPANHSGEDKDCCVKVAVHIRPLIGDERLQGCKDCVTVVPGKPQVQIGTHSFTFDQVYGSTGSPSSAMFEECVAPLVDGLFQGYNATVLAYGQTGSGKTYTMGTSFKDGCQTGLIPQAMNALFSKIETLKHQTEFQLHVSFIEIHKEEVRDLLDPSSANKSETTNGHVGKLTIPGKSPIQIRETSNGVITLAGSTERSIQTLKEMADCLEQGSLSRATGSTNMNNQSSRSHAIFTITMEQMHKLNPMTLSNGNANEYTNEEYLCAKLHLVDLAGSERAKRTGSDGLRFKEGVHINKGLLALGNVISALGDEKKRKEGVHVPYRDSKLTRLLQDSLGGNSRTFMIACISPADINAEETLNTLKYANRARNIQNKPVINRDPITNEMLKMRQQLELLQAELCARGGGCSPDEIQVLRERVAWLEANNEELCRELHEYRSRCPVTEQCETNAKLASSFSLKSEGLKRGLQSMESSDYQMSESGDSGDIDEEAAKEWEHTLLQDSMDKELNKLNKRLEQKESEMKLFGGLDAVALKQHFGKKIIELEEEKRTVQQERDRLLAEVENLAANSDGQAQKLQDMHSQKLKSLEAQIQDLKKKQESQVQLLKQKQKSDEAAKRLQDEIQYIKAQKVQLQQRIKQESEQFRQWKASREKELLQLKKEGRRNEYERHKLQALNQRQKMVLQRKTEEAAMATKRLKELLEARKSSVTSNGTGSNGQGNEKSLQRWLDHELEVMVNVHEVRYEYEKQCQVRAALAEELSVLRQADEFAAKGMSPPRVKNGLSRAASMSPNARIARIASLENMLSISSNSLVAMASQLSEAEERERAFTSRGRWNQLRSMGDARNLLQYMFNSLGDARCQLWDKEIEIKEMKEQLKELVVLLRQSEIRRKETEKELKVREQAVASGLATPPPANSNKHLADEMSSPLSPIPVPAQKQLKYTAGIANASVRESAAFMDQTRKMMPIGQLSMKKLAVVGQGGKLWRWKRSHHQWLLQFKWKWQKPWKLSEWIRHSDETIMRARPRQQALPDIMCRNRR, from the exons ATGGAAACTGCTGCTCCTGCTAACCATTCTGGGGAAGATAAGGATTGCTGTGTGAAAGTCGCAGTCCATATTAGGCCACTTATAGGAGATGAAAGGCTCCAGGGTTGCAAAGATTGTGTAACAGTGGTCCCTGGAAAGCCTCAG GTACAAATTGGTACACACTCGTTTACTTTTGATCAAGTTTATGGAAGCACAGGATCTCCATCATCTGCCATGTTTGAAGAGTGTGTTGCTCCTCTTGTCGATGGCCTATTTCAAGGATATAATGCCACAGTTCTAGCCTATGGTCAG ACAGGTTCAGGTAAAACGTATACAATGGGTACCAGCTTCAAAGATGGTTGCCAAACAGGACTAATTCCCCAAGCGATGAACGCTTTGTTCAGCAAGATTGAAACTCTGAAGCATCAAACAGAATTTCAATTACATGTCTCATTCATTGAG ATACATAAAGAAGAAGTAAGGGACTTGCTGGATCCAAGTTCCGCTAACAAGTCGGAGACAACAAATGGGCACGTTGGGAAACTAACAATCCCTGGAAAATCACCGATACAAATTCGTGAAACATCAAATGGTGTTATTACATTAGCAGGATCCACTGAACGTAGCATCCAAACACTGAAAGAAATGGCTGATTGCCTGGAGCAAGGATCACTAAGCAGGGCAACTGGAAGTACAAATATGAACAATCAGTCAAG CCGCTCTCATGCCATTTTCACCATCACAATGGAACAGATGCATAAGCTTAACCCAATGACTCTGAGTAATGGAAATGCAAATGAGTATACAAATGAAGAATATCTTTGTGCCAAATTGCATTTGGTTGATCTTGCTGGATCAGAGCGTGCCAAAAGGACAGGTTCTGATGGTCTTCGTTTTAAGGAAG GAGTTCACATCAACAAGGGCCTTCTAGCCCTTGGTAATGTTATTAGTGCACTTGGGGATGAGAAAAAGCGGAAAGAAGGTGTTCATGTTCCATATCGGGACAGTAAACTTACTCGGTTATTGCAG GATTCACTTGGTGGTAATAGCAGAACCTTCATGATAG CCTGCATTAGTCCTGCTGACATAAATGCTGAGGAAACTCTGAACACTTTAAAATATGCAAATCGTGCTCGGAATATCCAAAATAAGCCGGTG ATCAATAGAGATCCCATAACAAATGAGATGTTGAAGATGCGGCAACAGCTAGAGCTTTTGCAGGCAGAACTTTGTGCCCGCGGAGGCGGATGTTCTCCTGATGAAATACAG GTTCTGAGGGAAAGGGTTGCTTGGCTTGAAGCAAATAATGAGGAACTCTGTCGTGAACTCCATGAATATCGCAGTAGATGCCCTGTGACCGAGCAGTGTGAAACAAATGCTAAG TTGGCTAGCTCCTTCTCTCTGAAAAGCGAAGGGCTTAAAAGGGGCTTGCAGAGTATGGAGTCATCTGACTATCAAATGAGTGAAAGTG GTGATTCTGGAGACATTGATGAAGAAGCAGCCAAGGAGTGGGAGCATACCCTTCTTCAAGATTCCATGGACAAAGAGTTGAATAAGCTAAATAAACGTCTGGAGCAAAAGGAG TCTGAGATGAAACTTTTTGGAGGATTAGATGCAGTGGCACTTAAACAACACTTTGGTAAAAAGATTATTGAACTTGAGGAAGAGAAAAGGACTGTTCAG CAAGAAAGAGACCGATTGTTGGCAGAAGTTGAAAACCTTGCTGCTAACTCCGATGGACAAGCTCAAAAATTGCAAGACATGCATTCCCAGAAGCTAAAATCCCTTGAAGCACAG ATTCAAGATCTTAAGAAGAAACAAGAGAGCCAGGTTCAGCTtctaaagcaaaaacaaaagagTGATGAGGCTGCAAAGCGGCTACAAGATGAAATACAATACATTAAGGCTCAGAAG GTCCAATTACAACAAAGAATCAAACAAGAGTCCGAACAATTTCGACAGTGGAAGGCATCTCGTGAAAAGGAACTCTTGCAG TTGAAGAAAGAGGGAAGAAGGAACGAGTATGAAAGGCACAAGCTGCAAGCTTTGAATCAGCGTCAGAAAATG GTTCTTCAAAGAAAAACAGAAGAGGCTGCAATGGCTACTAAAAGGCTCAAAGAGTTGCTAGAAGCACGTAAATCCTCAG TAACTAGCAATGGAACTGGCTCCAATGGGCAG GGAAATGAGAAATCCTTGCAGCGCTGGCTTGACCATGAACTAGAAGTGATGGTGAATGTTCACGAAGTACGTTATGAGTACGAGAAgcagtgtcaagt AAGAGCAGCATTGGCAGAAGAGTTGTCTGTCTTGAGACAAGCAGATGAATTTGCAGCGAAAGGAATGAGCCCTCCAAGAGTGAAAAATGGTTTATCTAG GGCAGCTTCAATGTCACCAAATGCAAGAATAGCAAGAATTGCTTCTCTTGAAAACATGCTAAGCATCTCATCCAACTCACTTGTAGCAATGGCTTCACAGCTTTCAGAAGCTGAAGAACGGGAGCGAGCTTTTACTAGTCGTGGACGATGGAATCAACTACGGTCCATGGGGGATGCCAGAAACTTGCTCCAGTACATGTTTAATTCTCTTGGAGATGCAAG GTGCCAGTTGTGGGACAAAGAAATTGAAATCAAGGAGATGAAGGAGCAGCTCAAAGAACTTGTGGTTTTACTGCGACAGAGTGAAATTAGAAGAAAGGAAACTGAGAAGGAGCTCAAAGTTAGAGAGCAGGCGGTTGCCAGTGGATTGGCCACACCGCCACCC GCTAACTCTAACAAACACTTGGCTGATGAGATGAGCAGTCCCCTGTCTCCGATCCCTGTGCCAGCACAGAAACAGCTCAAGTATACTGCAGGCATTGCTAATGCTTCAGTAAGAGAGTCAGCAGCCTTCATGGATCAAACTCGAAAG ATGATGCCAATTGGACAGTTATCAATGAAGAAATTGGCAGTCGTCGGGCAAGGTGGGAAATTATGGAGGTGGAAGAGGAGTCATCATCAATGGCTATTACAGTTCAAATGGAAGTGGCAGAAGCCATGGAAACTCTCAGAATGGATTAGACACAGTGACGAGACTATCATGAGAGCAAGGCCTCGCCAGCAGGCTCTACCGGATATCATGTGTAGAAATAGACGGTAG
- the LOC113713669 gene encoding kinesin-like protein KIN-4A isoform X2: METAAPANHSGEDKDCCVKVAVHIRPLIGDERLQGCKDCVTVVPGKPQVQIGTHSFTFDQVYGSTGSPSSAMFEECVAPLVDGLFQGYNATVLAYGQTGSGKTYTMGTSFKDGCQTGLIPQAMNALFSKIETLKHQTEFQLHVSFIEIHKEEVRDLLDPSSANKSETTNGHVGKLTIPGKSPIQIRETSNGVITLAGSTERSIQTLKEMADCLEQGSLSRATGSTNMNNQSSRSHAIFTITMEQMHKLNPMTLSNGNANEYTNEEYLCAKLHLVDLAGSERAKRTGSDGLRFKEGVHINKGLLALGNVISALGDEKKRKEGVHVPYRDSKLTRLLQDSLGGNSRTFMIACISPADINAEETLNTLKYANRARNIQNKPVINRDPITNEMLKMRQQLELLQAELCARGGGCSPDEIQVLRERVAWLEANNEELCRELHEYRSRCPVTEQCETNAKLASSFSLKSEGLKRGLQSMESSDYQMSESGDSGDIDEEAAKEWEHTLLQDSMDKELNKLNKRLEQKESEMKLFGGLDAVALKQHFGKKIIELEEEKRTVQQERDRLLAEVENLAANSDGQAQKLQDMHSQKLKSLEAQIQDLKKKQESQVQLLKQKQKSDEAAKRLQDEIQYIKAQKVQLQQRIKQESEQFRQWKASREKELLQLKKEGRRNEYERHKLQALNQRQKMVLQRKTEEAAMATKRLKELLEARKSSVTSNGTGSNGQGNEKSLQRWLDHELEVMVNVHEVRYEYEKQCQVRAALAEELSVLRQADEFAAKGMSPPRVKNGLSRAASMSPNARIARIASLENMLSISSNSLVAMASQLSEAEERERAFTSRGRWNQLRSMGDARNLLQYMFNSLGDARCQLWDKEIEIKEMKEQLKELVVLLRQSEIRRKETEKELKVREQAVASGLATPPPVSFHILANSNKHLADEMSSPLSPIPVPAQKQLKYTAGIANASVRESAAFMDQTRKMMPIGQLSMKKLAVVGQGGKLWRWKRSHHQWLLQFKWKWQKPWKLSEWIRHSDETIMRARPRQQALPDIMCRNRR, from the exons ATGGAAACTGCTGCTCCTGCTAACCATTCTGGGGAAGATAAGGATTGCTGTGTGAAAGTCGCAGTCCATATTAGGCCACTTATAGGAGATGAAAGGCTCCAGGGTTGCAAAGATTGTGTAACAGTGGTCCCTGGAAAGCCTCAG GTACAAATTGGTACACACTCGTTTACTTTTGATCAAGTTTATGGAAGCACAGGATCTCCATCATCTGCCATGTTTGAAGAGTGTGTTGCTCCTCTTGTCGATGGCCTATTTCAAGGATATAATGCCACAGTTCTAGCCTATGGTCAG ACAGGTTCAGGTAAAACGTATACAATGGGTACCAGCTTCAAAGATGGTTGCCAAACAGGACTAATTCCCCAAGCGATGAACGCTTTGTTCAGCAAGATTGAAACTCTGAAGCATCAAACAGAATTTCAATTACATGTCTCATTCATTGAG ATACATAAAGAAGAAGTAAGGGACTTGCTGGATCCAAGTTCCGCTAACAAGTCGGAGACAACAAATGGGCACGTTGGGAAACTAACAATCCCTGGAAAATCACCGATACAAATTCGTGAAACATCAAATGGTGTTATTACATTAGCAGGATCCACTGAACGTAGCATCCAAACACTGAAAGAAATGGCTGATTGCCTGGAGCAAGGATCACTAAGCAGGGCAACTGGAAGTACAAATATGAACAATCAGTCAAG CCGCTCTCATGCCATTTTCACCATCACAATGGAACAGATGCATAAGCTTAACCCAATGACTCTGAGTAATGGAAATGCAAATGAGTATACAAATGAAGAATATCTTTGTGCCAAATTGCATTTGGTTGATCTTGCTGGATCAGAGCGTGCCAAAAGGACAGGTTCTGATGGTCTTCGTTTTAAGGAAG GAGTTCACATCAACAAGGGCCTTCTAGCCCTTGGTAATGTTATTAGTGCACTTGGGGATGAGAAAAAGCGGAAAGAAGGTGTTCATGTTCCATATCGGGACAGTAAACTTACTCGGTTATTGCAG GATTCACTTGGTGGTAATAGCAGAACCTTCATGATAG CCTGCATTAGTCCTGCTGACATAAATGCTGAGGAAACTCTGAACACTTTAAAATATGCAAATCGTGCTCGGAATATCCAAAATAAGCCGGTG ATCAATAGAGATCCCATAACAAATGAGATGTTGAAGATGCGGCAACAGCTAGAGCTTTTGCAGGCAGAACTTTGTGCCCGCGGAGGCGGATGTTCTCCTGATGAAATACAG GTTCTGAGGGAAAGGGTTGCTTGGCTTGAAGCAAATAATGAGGAACTCTGTCGTGAACTCCATGAATATCGCAGTAGATGCCCTGTGACCGAGCAGTGTGAAACAAATGCTAAG TTGGCTAGCTCCTTCTCTCTGAAAAGCGAAGGGCTTAAAAGGGGCTTGCAGAGTATGGAGTCATCTGACTATCAAATGAGTGAAAGTG GTGATTCTGGAGACATTGATGAAGAAGCAGCCAAGGAGTGGGAGCATACCCTTCTTCAAGATTCCATGGACAAAGAGTTGAATAAGCTAAATAAACGTCTGGAGCAAAAGGAG TCTGAGATGAAACTTTTTGGAGGATTAGATGCAGTGGCACTTAAACAACACTTTGGTAAAAAGATTATTGAACTTGAGGAAGAGAAAAGGACTGTTCAG CAAGAAAGAGACCGATTGTTGGCAGAAGTTGAAAACCTTGCTGCTAACTCCGATGGACAAGCTCAAAAATTGCAAGACATGCATTCCCAGAAGCTAAAATCCCTTGAAGCACAG ATTCAAGATCTTAAGAAGAAACAAGAGAGCCAGGTTCAGCTtctaaagcaaaaacaaaagagTGATGAGGCTGCAAAGCGGCTACAAGATGAAATACAATACATTAAGGCTCAGAAG GTCCAATTACAACAAAGAATCAAACAAGAGTCCGAACAATTTCGACAGTGGAAGGCATCTCGTGAAAAGGAACTCTTGCAG TTGAAGAAAGAGGGAAGAAGGAACGAGTATGAAAGGCACAAGCTGCAAGCTTTGAATCAGCGTCAGAAAATG GTTCTTCAAAGAAAAACAGAAGAGGCTGCAATGGCTACTAAAAGGCTCAAAGAGTTGCTAGAAGCACGTAAATCCTCAG TAACTAGCAATGGAACTGGCTCCAATGGGCAG GGAAATGAGAAATCCTTGCAGCGCTGGCTTGACCATGAACTAGAAGTGATGGTGAATGTTCACGAAGTACGTTATGAGTACGAGAAgcagtgtcaagt AAGAGCAGCATTGGCAGAAGAGTTGTCTGTCTTGAGACAAGCAGATGAATTTGCAGCGAAAGGAATGAGCCCTCCAAGAGTGAAAAATGGTTTATCTAG GGCAGCTTCAATGTCACCAAATGCAAGAATAGCAAGAATTGCTTCTCTTGAAAACATGCTAAGCATCTCATCCAACTCACTTGTAGCAATGGCTTCACAGCTTTCAGAAGCTGAAGAACGGGAGCGAGCTTTTACTAGTCGTGGACGATGGAATCAACTACGGTCCATGGGGGATGCCAGAAACTTGCTCCAGTACATGTTTAATTCTCTTGGAGATGCAAG GTGCCAGTTGTGGGACAAAGAAATTGAAATCAAGGAGATGAAGGAGCAGCTCAAAGAACTTGTGGTTTTACTGCGACAGAGTGAAATTAGAAGAAAGGAAACTGAGAAGGAGCTCAAAGTTAGAGAGCAGGCGGTTGCCAGTGGATTGGCCACACCGCCACCCGTAAGCTTCCACATTCTT GCTAACTCTAACAAACACTTGGCTGATGAGATGAGCAGTCCCCTGTCTCCGATCCCTGTGCCAGCACAGAAACAGCTCAAGTATACTGCAGGCATTGCTAATGCTTCAGTAAGAGAGTCAGCAGCCTTCATGGATCAAACTCGAAAG ATGATGCCAATTGGACAGTTATCAATGAAGAAATTGGCAGTCGTCGGGCAAGGTGGGAAATTATGGAGGTGGAAGAGGAGTCATCATCAATGGCTATTACAGTTCAAATGGAAGTGGCAGAAGCCATGGAAACTCTCAGAATGGATTAGACACAGTGACGAGACTATCATGAGAGCAAGGCCTCGCCAGCAGGCTCTACCGGATATCATGTGTAGAAATAGACGGTAG
- the LOC113713669 gene encoding kinesin-like protein KIN-4A isoform X1 codes for METAAPANHSGEDKDCCVKVAVHIRPLIGDERLQGCKDCVTVVPGKPQVQIGTHSFTFDQVYGSTGSPSSAMFEECVAPLVDGLFQGYNATVLAYGQTGSGKTYTMGTSFKDGCQTGLIPQAMNALFSKIETLKHQTEFQLHVSFIEIHKEEVRDLLDPSSANKSETTNGHVGKLTIPGKSPIQIRETSNGVITLAGSTERSIQTLKEMADCLEQGSLSRATGSTNMNNQSSRSHAIFTITMEQMHKLNPMTLSNGNANEYTNEEYLCAKLHLVDLAGSERAKRTGSDGLRFKEGVHINKGLLALGNVISALGDEKKRKEGVHVPYRDSKLTRLLQDSLGGNSRTFMIACISPADINAEETLNTLKYANRARNIQNKPVINRDPITNEMLKMRQQLELLQAELCARGGGCSPDEIQVLRERVAWLEANNEELCRELHEYRSRCPVTEQCETNAKLASSFSLKSEGLKRGLQSMESSDYQMSESGDSGDIDEEAAKEWEHTLLQDSMDKELNKLNKRLEQKESEMKLFGGLDAVALKQHFGKKIIELEEEKRTVQQERDRLLAEVENLAANSDGQAQKLQDMHSQKLKSLEAQIQDLKKKQESQVQLLKQKQKSDEAAKRLQDEIQYIKAQKVQLQQRIKQESEQFRQWKASREKELLQLKKEGRRNEYERHKLQALNQRQKMVLQRKTEEAAMATKRLKELLEARKSSGRDNSVTSNGTGSNGQGNEKSLQRWLDHELEVMVNVHEVRYEYEKQCQVRAALAEELSVLRQADEFAAKGMSPPRVKNGLSRAASMSPNARIARIASLENMLSISSNSLVAMASQLSEAEERERAFTSRGRWNQLRSMGDARNLLQYMFNSLGDARCQLWDKEIEIKEMKEQLKELVVLLRQSEIRRKETEKELKVREQAVASGLATPPPVSFHILANSNKHLADEMSSPLSPIPVPAQKQLKYTAGIANASVRESAAFMDQTRKMMPIGQLSMKKLAVVGQGGKLWRWKRSHHQWLLQFKWKWQKPWKLSEWIRHSDETIMRARPRQQALPDIMCRNRR; via the exons ATGGAAACTGCTGCTCCTGCTAACCATTCTGGGGAAGATAAGGATTGCTGTGTGAAAGTCGCAGTCCATATTAGGCCACTTATAGGAGATGAAAGGCTCCAGGGTTGCAAAGATTGTGTAACAGTGGTCCCTGGAAAGCCTCAG GTACAAATTGGTACACACTCGTTTACTTTTGATCAAGTTTATGGAAGCACAGGATCTCCATCATCTGCCATGTTTGAAGAGTGTGTTGCTCCTCTTGTCGATGGCCTATTTCAAGGATATAATGCCACAGTTCTAGCCTATGGTCAG ACAGGTTCAGGTAAAACGTATACAATGGGTACCAGCTTCAAAGATGGTTGCCAAACAGGACTAATTCCCCAAGCGATGAACGCTTTGTTCAGCAAGATTGAAACTCTGAAGCATCAAACAGAATTTCAATTACATGTCTCATTCATTGAG ATACATAAAGAAGAAGTAAGGGACTTGCTGGATCCAAGTTCCGCTAACAAGTCGGAGACAACAAATGGGCACGTTGGGAAACTAACAATCCCTGGAAAATCACCGATACAAATTCGTGAAACATCAAATGGTGTTATTACATTAGCAGGATCCACTGAACGTAGCATCCAAACACTGAAAGAAATGGCTGATTGCCTGGAGCAAGGATCACTAAGCAGGGCAACTGGAAGTACAAATATGAACAATCAGTCAAG CCGCTCTCATGCCATTTTCACCATCACAATGGAACAGATGCATAAGCTTAACCCAATGACTCTGAGTAATGGAAATGCAAATGAGTATACAAATGAAGAATATCTTTGTGCCAAATTGCATTTGGTTGATCTTGCTGGATCAGAGCGTGCCAAAAGGACAGGTTCTGATGGTCTTCGTTTTAAGGAAG GAGTTCACATCAACAAGGGCCTTCTAGCCCTTGGTAATGTTATTAGTGCACTTGGGGATGAGAAAAAGCGGAAAGAAGGTGTTCATGTTCCATATCGGGACAGTAAACTTACTCGGTTATTGCAG GATTCACTTGGTGGTAATAGCAGAACCTTCATGATAG CCTGCATTAGTCCTGCTGACATAAATGCTGAGGAAACTCTGAACACTTTAAAATATGCAAATCGTGCTCGGAATATCCAAAATAAGCCGGTG ATCAATAGAGATCCCATAACAAATGAGATGTTGAAGATGCGGCAACAGCTAGAGCTTTTGCAGGCAGAACTTTGTGCCCGCGGAGGCGGATGTTCTCCTGATGAAATACAG GTTCTGAGGGAAAGGGTTGCTTGGCTTGAAGCAAATAATGAGGAACTCTGTCGTGAACTCCATGAATATCGCAGTAGATGCCCTGTGACCGAGCAGTGTGAAACAAATGCTAAG TTGGCTAGCTCCTTCTCTCTGAAAAGCGAAGGGCTTAAAAGGGGCTTGCAGAGTATGGAGTCATCTGACTATCAAATGAGTGAAAGTG GTGATTCTGGAGACATTGATGAAGAAGCAGCCAAGGAGTGGGAGCATACCCTTCTTCAAGATTCCATGGACAAAGAGTTGAATAAGCTAAATAAACGTCTGGAGCAAAAGGAG TCTGAGATGAAACTTTTTGGAGGATTAGATGCAGTGGCACTTAAACAACACTTTGGTAAAAAGATTATTGAACTTGAGGAAGAGAAAAGGACTGTTCAG CAAGAAAGAGACCGATTGTTGGCAGAAGTTGAAAACCTTGCTGCTAACTCCGATGGACAAGCTCAAAAATTGCAAGACATGCATTCCCAGAAGCTAAAATCCCTTGAAGCACAG ATTCAAGATCTTAAGAAGAAACAAGAGAGCCAGGTTCAGCTtctaaagcaaaaacaaaagagTGATGAGGCTGCAAAGCGGCTACAAGATGAAATACAATACATTAAGGCTCAGAAG GTCCAATTACAACAAAGAATCAAACAAGAGTCCGAACAATTTCGACAGTGGAAGGCATCTCGTGAAAAGGAACTCTTGCAG TTGAAGAAAGAGGGAAGAAGGAACGAGTATGAAAGGCACAAGCTGCAAGCTTTGAATCAGCGTCAGAAAATG GTTCTTCAAAGAAAAACAGAAGAGGCTGCAATGGCTACTAAAAGGCTCAAAGAGTTGCTAGAAGCACGTAAATCCTCAGGTCGTGACAACTCAG TAACTAGCAATGGAACTGGCTCCAATGGGCAG GGAAATGAGAAATCCTTGCAGCGCTGGCTTGACCATGAACTAGAAGTGATGGTGAATGTTCACGAAGTACGTTATGAGTACGAGAAgcagtgtcaagt AAGAGCAGCATTGGCAGAAGAGTTGTCTGTCTTGAGACAAGCAGATGAATTTGCAGCGAAAGGAATGAGCCCTCCAAGAGTGAAAAATGGTTTATCTAG GGCAGCTTCAATGTCACCAAATGCAAGAATAGCAAGAATTGCTTCTCTTGAAAACATGCTAAGCATCTCATCCAACTCACTTGTAGCAATGGCTTCACAGCTTTCAGAAGCTGAAGAACGGGAGCGAGCTTTTACTAGTCGTGGACGATGGAATCAACTACGGTCCATGGGGGATGCCAGAAACTTGCTCCAGTACATGTTTAATTCTCTTGGAGATGCAAG GTGCCAGTTGTGGGACAAAGAAATTGAAATCAAGGAGATGAAGGAGCAGCTCAAAGAACTTGTGGTTTTACTGCGACAGAGTGAAATTAGAAGAAAGGAAACTGAGAAGGAGCTCAAAGTTAGAGAGCAGGCGGTTGCCAGTGGATTGGCCACACCGCCACCCGTAAGCTTCCACATTCTT GCTAACTCTAACAAACACTTGGCTGATGAGATGAGCAGTCCCCTGTCTCCGATCCCTGTGCCAGCACAGAAACAGCTCAAGTATACTGCAGGCATTGCTAATGCTTCAGTAAGAGAGTCAGCAGCCTTCATGGATCAAACTCGAAAG ATGATGCCAATTGGACAGTTATCAATGAAGAAATTGGCAGTCGTCGGGCAAGGTGGGAAATTATGGAGGTGGAAGAGGAGTCATCATCAATGGCTATTACAGTTCAAATGGAAGTGGCAGAAGCCATGGAAACTCTCAGAATGGATTAGACACAGTGACGAGACTATCATGAGAGCAAGGCCTCGCCAGCAGGCTCTACCGGATATCATGTGTAGAAATAGACGGTAG